DNA from Verrucomicrobiota bacterium:
CACGTCAATAATCGTGCGGACGGAATCAAGATTGCCATGCACGAGTTCCTGCTGCAAACCGCGTTCAATGCGCGCCACCTGCCGTGCGAAAGACGTGGCGAACAAGTCCGTACGGCGCGGGTTCAAGTAAGCAAACATCCGGGTGCGGATGATGGCCATCTGGTAGGCGACGAAATATGTGTAGCCCAGCAAATCTTGCGTGACCTTGGAAACGGCGTAGGGGCTGGCAGGTCGGATGGGCGCATCTTCGCGAATTGGCACGTCCTTGGGGTCAACCTGGCCATAGACCTCCGAGGTGCTGCAAATCTGTATGATAGGATTTACTTTGGCCGCGCGAATGGCTTCCAACAAATTTGCGGTTCCTTGAATGTTGTTGTTCAACACCGCGAGCGGCGTCTGAAAAGAGGCGCGGACGTTGGCGTGAGAAGCCAGATGAAACACGGCATCCGGTCGGCTTTTCTCCAAGGCCGCCAGCACTGAACTGAAATCCATCAGGTCGCATTCGTGGACGATGACCTGGTTGCGGATGGAATCCAGATTGTCCCTGACGGTGGTGCTGTGCCAGCGGCTTAACCCGTGAATTTCGACCCCGGGATGATTTTGGGCGATGTGTTCTGCTAGGTAACTGCCGCCAGAGCCGGTGATGCCGGTAATCAAGGCCCGTTTGATCGCCACGCCTTGCTTACTCATAACGCTTGGTTAGCGGGCCTGAGCCACGCCCAATCGTTGCTCGATGTGTGACTATCCCCAGGCCGTGCATAAAATATATCGTGCAACCAATGCGCATAACTGATCGTCAAAATCTGTCACTATTTTGTTTGGAGTCGCCAGCCGTCTCCAGAACGACGAAAATGAGTTTATAGCTGCGCACCAAATCAAGTTCAAGCTCCAATCGTACGCGTGTTGAGAAAGAACACGGAGACGGCGCCTCAGTTTCCTGCGAACAATCGCATTGACAATCATCTGAGTTTAGTGGCAAGTTAGCCCTGACAAGCCCGTGGGGGTCATTCATGCGTCTGACCAAACACATTTACTTCCAGTAATTATGAATCTTAAGACCAGTTGCTTCGTTCTTATGACGTTTTTGTTATTGGCGTTTTGGGCACAAGGTCAACCCTGTGTTCCCGGACCTTCGGGGATGGTAAGTTGGTGGCGGGCCGAAGGTGATGCTACGGATTATGTCGGCACGAATCACGGAACGTTAGCGGGCGATACTACTTTCGACTTGGGAGTCGCGGGGCAGGGATTTGTATATGATGGTAATGGTGACGCGGTTCAGTTGGGCGACGCGGGGAGCTTGCAACTGCAAAACTTCACAATAGAAACCTGGATCAAACGTTCAAGCGACTCAATGGCCACTCTTGACGGGTCGGGTGCTGGCATGCTGTTTTCCTACGGCTTCGGCGGTTACGGTTTGGGGGTAGATAATGGAGGTAGTCTATTATTGGCGAATGTAAATATTGTTAACTCATACTCGATCGCTTCTATCACTAATACTGACTGGCACCATGTAGCGGTGACCAAATCTGGATCGACGGTGGTGTTTTATGTCGATGGAGTAGCCTACGCCCACCCCTCTTTTGGCTCCTCCTTCACGTTTTCGACACAGGCGGCGATTGGGGCACGAGGGGATAACCTGGCCGCCAGTTTTTTTGGCTCAATAGATGAGTTGGCAATATACAACCACGCGCTTTCGGCGATTGAACTCCAAGCTATTTACAACGCCGGTAGCGCGGGCAAGTGCGTATCCCCTGGGCCACCTTTCATTTTCGTGCATCCGACCAGTCAAACAGTTATTGTCGGCGAATCGGCGATCTTTTCCGTGGTGGCTGATGGCCCTCAACCGTTAAGCTATCAGTGGCTTTTCAATACAACCAACACAATCGGCGGTGCCACCAATGCCTCGTTGACACTCACCAACGTCCAACTGACGCAAGGCGGCATTTACGCGGTCCAAGTGAGCAATACAAATGGCCCGGTTGTCAGTTCCAACGCGGTTCTGACGGTTAATCCACCACCTCCTTGCGTGATTGCGCCTTCGAATTTGGTGAGTTGGTGGCAGGGCGAAGGAAATGCATCGGACAGTGTCAACGGCAATAACGGCACCTTGGCGGGTAACACGGCTTTCGGAGCGGCTCGAGTCGGGCAGGGATTTATATTTGATGGCAACGGCGACGCAGTTCAGTTGGGCAATCCTGGGAGCTTGCAGTTGCAGGATTTCACGGTCGAAACGTGGCTGACGCGTTCTAGTGCTTCGTTAGCGACTCTTGGTGGAGCGGGCGCTGGCATGCTCTTTTCATATGGCTCCGGCGGTTATGGCTTTGGAATGAATAACAGCGGTTTCTTATTTCTGGCGAAAGTAAATGTTATTAACTCAGGTTCGGGCGCGCGTGTCGCTGATACTAACTGGCACCATGTGGCGGTTACCAAATCCGGAACGAATGTGTTCTTCTATATCGATGGTGTTGGTTACTCCCTTCCGTCTTTTAGCTCCACCTTTACGTTTTCTACATCGGCGGCGATTGGAGCGCGCGGTGATAATC
Protein-coding regions in this window:
- a CDS encoding GDP-mannose 4,6-dehydratase, whose protein sequence is MSKQGVAIKRALITGITGSGGSYLAEHIAQNHPGVEIHGLSRWHSTTVRDNLDSIRNQVIVHECDLMDFSSVLAALEKSRPDAVFHLASHANVRASFQTPLAVLNNNIQGTANLLEAIRAAKVNPIIQICSTSEVYGQVDPKDVPIREDAPIRPASPYAVSKVTQDLLGYTYFVAYQMAIIRTRMFAYLNPRRTDLFATSFARQVARIERGLQQELVHGNLDSVRTIIDVRDAMRAYWEAALHCTPGEAYNIGGKTTITVGSFLDLLKSLAKTPIPSRVDPALLRPADVTLQIPSTEKFETITGWKPKYSFKESVSFLLDHWRREVAKEAGATA
- a CDS encoding immunoglobulin domain-containing protein, whose amino-acid sequence is MGVIHASDQTHLLPVIMNLKTSCFVLMTFLLLAFWAQGQPCVPGPSGMVSWWRAEGDATDYVGTNHGTLAGDTTFDLGVAGQGFVYDGNGDAVQLGDAGSLQLQNFTIETWIKRSSDSMATLDGSGAGMLFSYGFGGYGLGVDNGGSLLLANVNIVNSYSIASITNTDWHHVAVTKSGSTVVFYVDGVAYAHPSFGSSFTFSTQAAIGARGDNLAASFFGSIDELAIYNHALSAIELQAIYNAGSAGKCVSPGPPFIFVHPTSQTVIVGESAIFSVVADGPQPLSYQWLFNTTNTIGGATNASLTLTNVQLTQGGIYAVQVSNTNGPVVSSNAVLTVNPPPPCVIAPSNLVSWWQGEGNASDSVNGNNGTLAGNTAFGAARVGQGFIFDGNGDAVQLGNPGSLQLQDFTVETWLTRSSASLATLGGAGAGMLFSYGSGGYGFGMNNSGFLFLAKVNVINSGSGARVADTNWHHVAVTKSGTNVFFYIDGVGYSLPSFSSTFTFSTSAAIGARGDNLTASFFGSIDELAVYNRALSTNEIQAIYLAGGTGKCGLPPAILTQPQSRTVRVGTNVTLNVVAAGTSPLGYQWWFNATNLLIGATNSSLILSNVQPATNGNYSVVVSNSINSVTSAPANLSVRYVFVFGNGQLLTNAEHSFINSATIQLQTFFTNGTIFYTLDGSQPSFDSTQYAGSFIVTNSSLLRVITYSADFFQSWEAGPITLTIIPTYSLTATTAGGGTVSVNPTNGPYASNSVVNVTATPTNGWTFLGWTGDASGTNTTIGVTMNRNEFVQALFGTGLGTSVAGNGTVTFIPSIFPPGSLYPFGTVVQVVAVPQSGNYFALWGNAASGTTNPLNFAMTKASPTISALFASLNAVEFALTVIPNGFGQVTVSPRANRYTNGQNVTLITVPDTGRQFIDWSGDATGTNSPLNVLMNQSKTILANFSGPPSLTVDPEGLDEQGLHLTLTGDSGGHYRIDTSTNLVVWTALLTLTNASGTVQFTDISATNSTLRFYRAVGVR